Proteins from a genomic interval of Cyanobium sp. AMD-g:
- a CDS encoding glycosyltransferase family 4 protein produces MPPLGYGGTERVVHYLTEELVRRGHEVVLFASGDSLTSAQLFPCVPQALRLSGRVADATVHSEIQLGHVIRRLDDFDVLHFHNGHGHFPLADLLGVPHLTTVHGPLDAPEQRLLHRHFDRVPLVSISDNQRLPVPEAHWLGTVHHGLPTDLYRFQARPSPYLAFVGRISPEKRLDRAIAIATAVGLPLKVAAKIDPVDAPYFHERIEPLLRDNPLVEFIGEVDDAGKQDLLGQALALLFPIDWPEPFGLVMIEANACGTPVIAWRNGSTPEVIRQGVNGYLVESIEEAIAAVGRLEQLDRSRVRSHFEVCFSVTRQAEDYEQLYRHLIQARRCHSPAHRTPVHA; encoded by the coding sequence GTGCCACCGCTTGGCTATGGAGGTACCGAAAGGGTCGTTCATTACCTCACGGAGGAACTCGTCCGCCGTGGCCATGAGGTGGTGTTGTTTGCCAGCGGCGACTCCCTCACCAGCGCCCAGCTCTTCCCCTGTGTCCCGCAGGCCCTGCGCCTGAGCGGCCGGGTGGCGGACGCCACGGTGCATTCCGAGATCCAGCTGGGCCATGTCATCCGCCGGCTCGATGACTTCGACGTCCTCCATTTCCACAACGGCCACGGCCATTTCCCGCTCGCCGATCTGCTGGGGGTACCCCATCTCACCACCGTGCACGGCCCGCTGGATGCGCCCGAGCAGCGGTTGCTCCACCGCCACTTCGATCGGGTCCCCCTGGTGTCCATCTCCGACAACCAGCGCCTACCGGTGCCCGAGGCCCACTGGCTCGGCACCGTCCACCACGGTCTGCCCACCGATCTCTATCGCTTCCAGGCCCGGCCCAGCCCCTACCTGGCCTTCGTCGGGCGCATCTCGCCGGAGAAACGGCTCGATCGGGCCATCGCCATCGCCACGGCGGTGGGCCTGCCGCTGAAGGTGGCCGCCAAGATCGATCCGGTCGATGCCCCCTACTTCCACGAACGGATCGAGCCGCTGCTGCGCGACAACCCGCTGGTGGAATTCATCGGGGAGGTGGATGACGCCGGCAAGCAGGATCTCCTCGGCCAGGCGCTCGCCCTGCTGTTTCCGATCGACTGGCCCGAACCCTTCGGCCTGGTGATGATCGAGGCCAACGCCTGCGGCACGCCGGTGATCGCCTGGCGCAACGGCTCCACCCCGGAGGTGATCCGTCAGGGGGTCAACGGCTATCTGGTGGAGTCGATCGAGGAGGCCATCGCCGCGGTCGGCCGGCTGGAGCAGCTGGATCGATCCCGGGTCCGCAGCCACTTCGAGGTGTGCTTCTCGGTCACACGCCAGGCCGAGGACTACGAACAGCTCTACCGGCACCTGATCCAGGCCCGTCGCTGCCACAGCCCCGCCCACCGCACACCGGTGCATGCCTGA